A single genomic interval of Pseudomonas sp. FeN3W harbors:
- a CDS encoding circularly permuted type 2 ATP-grasp protein, with amino-acid sequence MDRVFYDEMHDAHGACRPHYRAFSAWLSDTPSDVLAQRRREADLLFHRAGITFTLYGDEQGTERLIPFDTIPRAIPMSEWRMVERGCIQRVQALNLFLADLYHGQRILKAGVIPPERVLTNEGYQPAMQGLDLHRDTYAHIAGVDLVRDGDGTYYVLEDNLRTPSGVSYMLEDRKMMMRLFPELFAAQRIAPINHYPNLLLETLKHSSPLDNPCVVVMTPGRFNSAFFEHAFLAREMGVELVEGADLFVRDERVYMRTTAGARQVDVIYRRLDDAFLDPLAFNPESALGVPGLLSAYRAGNLVLANAIGTGVADDKSIYPFVPDMIRFYLDEEPVLANVPTWQCRKPEELSHVLAHLPQLVVKETQGSGGYGMLVGPAASAKEIEAFRARLKANPGAYIAQPTLSLSTCPTFVENGIAPRHIDLRPFVLSGRETRLMPGGLTRVALREGSLVVNSSQGGGTKDTWIVEDC; translated from the coding sequence ATGGACCGCGTTTTCTACGATGAGATGCACGACGCGCACGGCGCATGCCGCCCGCACTACCGGGCCTTTTCGGCTTGGCTTTCCGATACGCCATCCGACGTGCTGGCGCAACGTCGGCGCGAGGCGGATCTGCTGTTCCACCGCGCCGGCATCACCTTCACCCTGTACGGCGACGAGCAGGGCACCGAACGGCTGATTCCCTTCGACACCATCCCGCGCGCCATCCCGATGAGCGAATGGCGGATGGTGGAACGCGGCTGCATCCAGCGGGTACAGGCGCTCAACCTGTTCCTCGCCGATCTCTACCACGGGCAGCGCATCCTCAAGGCCGGCGTCATCCCGCCGGAGCGGGTGCTGACCAACGAAGGCTACCAGCCGGCGATGCAGGGGCTGGACCTGCACCGCGATACCTATGCGCACATCGCCGGGGTCGACCTGGTGCGCGATGGCGATGGCACCTACTACGTGCTCGAGGACAACCTGCGCACGCCCAGCGGCGTCAGCTACATGCTCGAGGACCGCAAGATGATGATGCGGCTGTTCCCCGAGCTGTTCGCCGCGCAGCGCATCGCGCCGATCAATCACTATCCCAACCTGTTGCTGGAAACGCTCAAGCATTCCAGCCCGCTGGACAATCCCTGCGTGGTGGTGATGACGCCGGGACGTTTCAACAGCGCCTTCTTCGAGCACGCCTTTCTCGCCCGCGAAATGGGCGTGGAACTGGTCGAGGGCGCGGACCTGTTCGTGCGCGACGAGCGCGTCTACATGCGCACCACCGCCGGCGCGCGCCAGGTCGACGTGATCTACCGCCGGCTCGACGACGCCTTCCTCGACCCGCTGGCGTTCAACCCGGAGTCGGCGCTGGGCGTACCCGGCCTGCTGTCGGCCTACCGGGCGGGCAACCTGGTGCTGGCCAATGCCATCGGCACCGGCGTGGCCGACGACAAGTCGATCTATCCGTTCGTGCCGGACATGATCCGCTTCTACCTGGACGAGGAGCCGGTCCTCGCCAACGTGCCAACCTGGCAATGCCGCAAGCCGGAGGAACTGTCCCACGTGCTGGCGCACCTGCCGCAGCTGGTGGTCAAGGAAACCCAGGGCTCCGGCGGCTACGGCATGCTGGTCGGCCCGGCGGCCAGCGCGAAGGAGATCGAGGCCTTCCGCGCGCGGCTGAAGGCCAATCCCGGCGCCTATATCGCCCAGCCGACCCTGAGCCTGTCGACCTGCCCGACCTTCGTCGAGAACGGCATCGCCCCGCGCCATATCGACCTGCGGCCGTTCGTGCTCAGCGGCCGGGAAACCCGCCTGATGCCCGGCGGGCTGACCCGCGTGGCGCTGCGCGAGGGCTCGCTGGTGGTCAACTCGTCGCAGGGCGGCGGCACCAAGGACACCTGGATCGTGGAGGATTGCTGA
- a CDS encoding histidine phosphatase family protein, with protein sequence MWRCGLLIGLLAFAVEPLLADDAVAWQALREGRAVLVMRHASAPGFGDPEGFVLEDCKTQRNLNQRGRDEARRWGARLREAGLNEVRLFSSRWCRALETAEHMALGPVEPLPALDSFFTSPANEQWHTDALREAVEQLPVGEIAVLVTHQVNITALTGIFPQSGEGLILERPLTSPPRVLTRIAPP encoded by the coding sequence CTCCTGGCTGACGACGCGGTGGCCTGGCAGGCATTGCGCGAGGGGCGGGCGGTACTTGTCATGCGTCACGCCAGCGCGCCTGGCTTCGGTGATCCCGAAGGCTTCGTTCTCGAAGACTGCAAAACCCAGCGAAATCTGAATCAGCGCGGCCGGGATGAGGCCCGGCGCTGGGGCGCGCGGCTGCGCGAAGCGGGGCTGAATGAAGTGCGCTTGTTCAGCAGTCGCTGGTGCCGCGCGCTGGAGACCGCCGAGCACATGGCGCTGGGCCCGGTGGAGCCACTGCCTGCGCTGGATTCGTTTTTCACATCGCCGGCAAACGAGCAGTGGCATACCGACGCCTTGCGCGAGGCCGTCGAGCAATTGCCGGTCGGTGAGATAGCGGTGCTGGTCACTCACCAGGTCAACATCACCGCACTGACGGGCATCTTCCCGCAGTCGGGCGAGGGATTGATTCTGGAGCGCCCGCTAACGAGTCCGCCCAGGGTGCTAACGCGCATCGCGCCGCCTTAG
- a CDS encoding DNA-3-methyladenine glycosylase, giving the protein MSEIIQLPYLEPWEWQQFHHHFALRLLPGVELLDTDGYSRTLRVGEASGWLRVRAQADRPALELMLSDSLQHATQPLVGQVRKMFDLDADPQAIATHFASDPALGPLIAAHPGLRLPAAYDPFEQAVRAVVGQQVTVKAAVTITRRLVERLGETLRDAPPGLERLFPSAQAIADDPLENIGMPSKRAQALRRLATAVAEGALLLHVEDGADALVRRLCELPGIGPWTAEYIALRGFGVADAFPAADLGLLKAPLWGADGISAKALAERAEPWRPWRAYAAIHIWDNYSKTAKGG; this is encoded by the coding sequence ATGAGCGAAATCATCCAATTGCCCTACCTCGAACCCTGGGAATGGCAGCAGTTTCACCACCACTTCGCCCTGCGTCTGTTACCCGGCGTGGAACTGCTGGACACTGACGGCTACTCGCGCACGCTGCGCGTTGGCGAAGCCAGCGGCTGGCTCCGCGTGCGCGCGCAGGCCGACCGCCCGGCGCTCGAACTGATGCTCAGCGACTCTTTGCAACATGCCACCCAGCCACTCGTCGGACAGGTTCGCAAGATGTTCGATCTGGATGCCGATCCGCAGGCCATCGCCACGCATTTCGCTAGCGATCCCGCACTCGGGCCGCTGATCGCCGCGCACCCCGGCCTGCGCCTGCCGGCCGCCTACGACCCGTTCGAACAGGCGGTGCGGGCGGTGGTCGGCCAGCAGGTCACGGTCAAGGCGGCGGTGACCATTACGCGGCGCCTGGTGGAACGCCTCGGCGAGACGCTGCGGGACGCCCCGCCGGGGCTGGAGCGGCTCTTCCCTAGCGCACAGGCCATCGCCGATGACCCGCTGGAGAACATCGGCATGCCATCCAAGCGAGCCCAGGCGCTGCGCCGCCTCGCGACCGCGGTGGCCGAAGGCGCGCTGCTGCTGCACGTGGAAGATGGTGCCGATGCGCTGGTGCGACGACTCTGCGAATTGCCGGGGATAGGTCCCTGGACAGCCGAATACATCGCGCTACGGGGCTTCGGCGTCGCGGACGCCTTTCCCGCTGCCGATCTGGGATTACTGAAAGCGCCACTGTGGGGTGCAGACGGCATCAGCGCCAAGGCGCTGGCCGAACGCGCCGAACCCTGGCGTCCGTGGCGCGCCTATGCGGCCATCCATATCTGGGACAACTATTCCAAAACGGCCAAGGGTGGCTAA
- a CDS encoding transglutaminase family protein — protein MKLSISHDTSYRYQDQVRASIQYLRLTPQQSQRQRVFSWELELPRPARAQRDPYGNVLHVLTLDEPHDEIVIRARGQVEIDETCECEAEDGSPLPFLRSSPLTQADEPLAEFARCQCGSRRTRDGLAELMHALADHMLYTPGATRVESTAAQAFAGGAGVCQDHSHAFIACARSLGIPARYVSGYLLTDDSDHLASHAWVEAWIDGQWYSFDVSNRLLRPDRHLKLAVGLDYLDACPVRGMRRGGGGESMHARVQVMPMQMGQQ, from the coding sequence ATGAAGCTATCCATCAGCCACGACACCAGCTACCGCTACCAGGACCAGGTGCGCGCGAGCATCCAGTACCTGCGCCTGACGCCCCAGCAGAGCCAGCGCCAGCGCGTGTTCAGCTGGGAGCTGGAGCTGCCGCGCCCGGCGCGGGCGCAGCGCGACCCCTACGGCAACGTGCTGCACGTGCTGACCCTGGACGAACCGCACGACGAGATCGTCATCCGTGCCCGCGGCCAGGTGGAAATCGACGAAACCTGCGAATGCGAGGCCGAGGACGGCTCGCCTTTGCCGTTCCTGCGTTCCAGCCCGTTGACCCAGGCCGACGAGCCCCTGGCCGAGTTCGCCCGCTGCCAGTGCGGCAGCCGGCGCACACGCGACGGCCTGGCCGAACTGATGCACGCGCTGGCCGACCACATGCTCTATACCCCCGGCGCGACCCGGGTGGAAAGCACCGCGGCGCAGGCCTTCGCCGGCGGCGCCGGGGTCTGCCAGGACCACAGCCATGCCTTCATCGCCTGCGCCCGCAGCCTGGGCATCCCGGCGCGCTACGTCTCCGGCTACCTGCTGACCGACGACAGCGACCACCTGGCCAGCCATGCCTGGGTCGAGGCCTGGATCGACGGGCAGTGGTACAGCTTCGACGTCTCCAACCGGCTGCTGCGGCCGGACCGCCACCTGAAGCTGGCGGTGGGCCTGGACTACCTCGATGCCTGCCCGGTGCGCGGCATGCGCCGCGGCGGTGGCGGCGAATCGATGCACGCCCGGGTGCAGGTCATGCCGATG
- the speE gene encoding polyamine aminopropyltransferase: MSDFQETLYEGYGQRFQVDKLLHEVRTAHQHLVIFENPRMGRVMALDGVVQTSEADEFIYHEMLAHVPILAHGLARRVLIIGGGDGGILREVARHRDIESITMVEIDATVVEMCREFLPNHSAGTFEDPRLNLVIDDGMRFVATTEEKFDVIISDSTDPIGPGEVLFSENFYQACRRCLNEGGILVAQNGTPFMQLGELQTTARRMQGLFADWHFYQAAVPTYIGGAMSFAWGACSVESRKLPLETLMQRFAGSGIVTRYYNPHVHLGAFALPQYVLHAIAKPSND; encoded by the coding sequence ATGAGCGACTTTCAGGAAACTCTCTACGAGGGATACGGGCAGCGGTTCCAGGTCGACAAGCTGCTGCACGAGGTGCGCACCGCGCATCAGCATCTGGTGATCTTCGAGAACCCGCGCATGGGCCGGGTCATGGCCCTGGACGGCGTGGTCCAGACCAGCGAAGCCGACGAATTCATCTACCACGAAATGCTTGCCCACGTACCGATCCTGGCCCATGGACTGGCGCGTCGCGTGCTGATCATCGGTGGCGGCGACGGCGGCATCCTTCGTGAAGTGGCGCGCCACCGCGATATCGAGAGCATCACCATGGTCGAGATCGATGCCACGGTGGTGGAAATGTGCAGGGAGTTCCTGCCGAACCATTCCGCCGGCACCTTCGAGGATCCGCGGCTGAATCTGGTGATCGACGACGGCATGCGCTTCGTGGCGACCACTGAAGAGAAGTTCGACGTCATCATCTCCGACTCCACCGATCCCATCGGCCCGGGTGAAGTGTTGTTCTCTGAGAACTTCTACCAGGCCTGTCGCCGCTGTCTGAATGAAGGCGGGATCCTCGTCGCGCAGAACGGTACGCCGTTCATGCAACTGGGCGAACTGCAGACCACTGCCAGACGCATGCAGGGGCTGTTCGCCGACTGGCATTTCTACCAGGCGGCTGTGCCGACCTATATCGGTGGTGCCATGTCCTTCGCCTGGGGCGCGTGCAGCGTGGAGAGCCGCAAGCTGCCGCTGGAAACCCTGATGCAGCGCTTCGCCGGCAGCGGCATCGTTACTCGGTATTACAACCCGCATGTGCACCTTGGCGCCTTCGCACTGCCGCAATACGTGTTGCATGCGATCGCCAAGCCCAGCAACGACTGA
- a CDS encoding alpha-E domain-containing protein → MLSRTAADLYWMSRYLERAENMARMLDVSYSLSLMPQDGRGDGLDELAMPLLITGTLDDYLVCHGQLNAERMLHFFALDEGNPASLFNCLRLARSNAHAVRGRITSDMWENINAAWLEMRGIAEQGLGRYGISRFCEWVKERSHLFRGATVGTIMRSDAYRFIRLGTFIERADNTLRLLDARHELLGEESENLDDRSARAYYQWSALLRALSSFEAFAEIYRGSPRTAKVAELLLLRADVPRSLRACLVELQLILASLPGDNGRPAQRLASELEAGLRYTSIDEVLEIGLHDWITAYVEQVGRLGNAIHSAYLEAA, encoded by the coding sequence ATGCTGAGTAGAACCGCGGCCGATCTGTACTGGATGTCCCGCTACCTGGAGCGCGCCGAGAACATGGCACGCATGCTGGACGTCAGCTATTCGCTGTCGCTGATGCCGCAGGACGGCCGTGGCGACGGCCTCGACGAACTGGCCATGCCGCTGCTGATCACCGGCACGCTGGACGATTACCTGGTGTGCCATGGCCAGCTCAACGCCGAGCGCATGCTGCATTTCTTCGCCCTCGACGAAGGCAACCCGGCCAGCCTGTTCAACTGCCTGCGCCTGGCGCGCAGCAACGCCCACGCGGTGCGCGGGCGCATCACCTCGGACATGTGGGAGAACATCAACGCCGCCTGGCTGGAGATGCGCGGCATCGCCGAGCAGGGCCTGGGGCGCTATGGCATCAGCCGTTTCTGCGAATGGGTCAAGGAGCGTTCGCACCTGTTCCGCGGCGCCACCGTCGGCACCATCATGCGCAGCGACGCCTACCGCTTCATCCGCCTGGGCACCTTCATCGAACGCGCCGACAACACCCTGCGCCTGCTCGACGCCCGCCACGAGCTGCTCGGCGAGGAAAGCGAGAACCTCGACGACCGCTCGGCGCGCGCCTACTACCAGTGGAGCGCGCTGCTGCGGGCGCTGTCCTCGTTCGAGGCCTTCGCCGAGATCTACCGCGGCTCGCCGCGCACGGCCAAGGTCGCCGAGCTGCTGCTGTTGCGCGCCGACGTGCCGCGCTCGCTGCGCGCCTGCCTGGTGGAGCTGCAACTGATCCTCGCCAGCCTGCCGGGGGACAACGGCCGCCCGGCGCAGCGCCTGGCCTCCGAGCTGGAGGCGGGCCTGCGCTACACCAGCATCGACGAAGTGCTGGAAATCGGCCTGCACGACTGGATCACCGCCTACGTCGAGCAGGTCGGCCGGCTGGGCAACGCCATTCACTCTGCCTACCTGGAGGCCGCATGA